A part of Astatotilapia calliptera chromosome 15, fAstCal1.2, whole genome shotgun sequence genomic DNA contains:
- the LOC113037161 gene encoding alpha-1-antitrypsin homolog produces the protein MRGLVASCALAALLLAVALADHHHHHSSAQSNEEEDSCHRLSAPNADFAVVLYKSLNAKTAAGNNIFFSPLGISTALSLLSTGARGETHSQLFSSLGYSTLNQTQVNEAYKHLFHMLGESQENQKLDVGNAAAVRSGFSPLEQFLNDIKQYYSGEIFQVDFTKPEEAAAEINKHIASKTNDKIKDMVKDLDPEMAMVLINYVYFRGQWEKPFDGNRTRKEEFHVDGSTTVEVDMMRRTGRYNFYRDDGNHATILQLPYKGNTSMMIVFPDEDKMNQVEAVISKDQLRRWHDSFFRTNVNLGMPKFSISAEASLDDTLKESGITDAFGDKADFSGMSNEVPLKVSKVSHQAVLSVDETGTEAAAATTVEIMPMSLPQAITLNRPFLLFILEHSTKSILFMGKINNPTA, from the exons ATGCGTGGTCTCGTTGCTAGTTGTGCGCTCGCTGCACTGCTCCTGGCCGTAGCCTTGgccgaccaccaccaccaccacagctcTGCACAGAGCAACGAGGAGGAAGATAGCTGCCACAGGCTCTCTGCTCCTAATGCTGACTTTGCTGTTGTCCTCTACAAAAGTCTGAATGCCAAGACTGCTGCTGGAAACAACATCTTCTTTTCGCCACTGGGCATCTCCACTGCCCTGTCCCTGCTATCTACTGGGGCCCGCGGTGAAACCCACAGCCAGCTGTTCTCCAGCCTGGGCTACAGCACCTTAAACCAGACTCAGGTCAACGAAGCCTACAAGCATCTTTTTCACATGCTTGGAGAAAGCCAGGAGAACCAAAAGCTGGATGTTGGCAATGCTGCTGCGGTGCGCTCCGGCTTCAGTCCTCTGGAGCAGTTCTTAAATGACATCAAGCAGTACTACTCTGGTGAAATCTTTCAAGTTGACTTTACCAAACCTgaagaggctgcagctgaaatcAACAAGCACATTGCCAGCAAAACCAACGACAAGATCAAAGACATGGTGAAGGACTTGGACCCTGAAATGGCAATGGTCCTTATCAACTACGTCTACTTCAGAG GACAGTGGGAGAAACCTTTCGACGGTAACAGAACACGCAAAGAGGAATTCCATGTGGATGGAAGCACCACAGTTGAGGTGGACATGATGAGGAGGACGGGACGCTACAACTTCTACAGAGACGACGGGAACCACGCCACGATTTTGCAGCTGCCGTACAAGGGCAACACCTCCATGATGATTGTTTTCCCCGATGAAGACAAAATGAATCAGGTGGAGGCTGTCATCAGCAAAGATCAGCTCAGGCGCTGGCACGATTCCTTCTTCAGGAC TAACGTGAATCTTGGCATGCCAAAGTTTTCCATCTCTGCCGAAGCCTCCCTGGATGACACGCTGAAAGAAAGTGGAATAACGGACGCTTTTGGAGACAAAGCTGATTTTTCTGGCATGTCTAATGAGGTCCCGCTCAAAGTCTCAAAG GTGTCTCACCAGGCGGTGCTAAGCGTGGATGAAACAGGAAcggaggctgctgctgccaccacTGTCGAGATCATGCCAATGAGTCTGCCCCAAGCCATAACACTCAACAGACCCTTCCTGCTCTTCATCCTTGAGCATTCAACAAAGAGCATCCTCTTCATGGGCAAGATCAACAACCCCACAGCCTAA